In a single window of the Deinococcus aetherius genome:
- a CDS encoding response regulator transcription factor, with protein MERKPLVLVIEDEKDIARFIELELAAEGYATEVAFDGVTGLSKFREVNPDLVILDLMLPVLDGLEVARRIRKTSNTPIIILTAKDGIQDKVEGLDSGADDYLIKPFSIEELLARVRAHLRRVNPAVTGEVRVADLVMNLDGREIFRGGRRVELSAKEFELLELLARNPGKVFSRFEIEEKVWPEYTGGSNVVDVYIGYLRRKLEEGGERRLIHTVRGVGYVLREE; from the coding sequence ATGGAACGCAAGCCCCTGGTCCTCGTCATCGAGGATGAAAAAGATATCGCGCGCTTTATCGAACTCGAACTCGCGGCCGAGGGGTACGCGACCGAGGTCGCCTTCGACGGGGTCACGGGGCTGTCCAAGTTCCGGGAGGTCAACCCGGACCTCGTGATCCTCGACCTGATGCTGCCCGTGCTCGACGGCCTGGAGGTGGCCCGGCGCATTCGCAAGACGAGCAACACGCCCATCATCATCCTGACCGCCAAAGACGGCATTCAGGACAAGGTCGAGGGCCTCGACTCGGGGGCGGACGACTACCTGATCAAGCCCTTTTCCATCGAGGAACTCCTCGCCCGCGTCCGCGCGCACCTGCGGCGGGTGAACCCGGCGGTGACGGGCGAGGTGCGGGTCGCCGACCTCGTGATGAACCTCGACGGGCGCGAGATTTTCCGGGGGGGGCGGCGGGTCGAGCTGTCAGCCAAGGAGTTCGAGCTGCTGGAACTCCTCGCCCGCAATCCCGGCAAGGTCTTCTCGCGCTTCGAGATCGAGGAGAAGGTCTGGCCCGAGTACACCGGCGGGAGCAACGTGGTCGATGTGTACATCGGCTACCTGCGCCGCAAGCTGGAGGAGGGCGGCGAGCGGCGGCTGATCCACACCGTGCGCGGCGTGGGCTACGTGCTGCGCGAGGAGTAG
- the mqnP gene encoding menaquinone biosynthesis prenyltransferase MqnP — protein MSAAARVKTYLDLVKFEHTVFALPFAYAGMLLASMQARGTGWPGWHVLLWVTVAMAAARTAAMGANRVIDRFIDARNPRTAGREVPSGKVSPAQAWVLVAGSLAVLTFAAAQLNPLCLALLPLAVVFLVGYPYTKRFTWLCHAWLGVTDGAAAAGGWIAVTGEFALGAWLLWAVVLFWMIGLDVIYATLDYRFDLANGIKSIPARFGIPPALRIAAASHALTFVLLALVGVVTGASFWYGLAVLIMGGILLYEHRLVNPQDLGRVNVAFFDANMWLALTMLAGVVADVTWRSLT, from the coding sequence GTGAGTGCGGCCGCGCGCGTCAAAACGTACCTGGACCTGGTCAAATTCGAGCATACCGTGTTCGCTCTGCCCTTCGCCTACGCGGGCATGCTGCTCGCCAGCATGCAGGCAAGGGGCACGGGCTGGCCCGGCTGGCACGTCCTCCTGTGGGTCACGGTGGCGATGGCGGCGGCGCGCACGGCGGCGATGGGGGCCAACCGGGTGATCGACCGCTTCATCGACGCCCGCAACCCCCGCACGGCGGGCCGCGAGGTGCCGAGCGGCAAGGTCAGTCCGGCCCAGGCCTGGGTGCTCGTCGCCGGAAGCCTGGCGGTGTTGACCTTCGCGGCGGCGCAGCTCAATCCCCTGTGCCTCGCGCTGCTGCCGCTCGCGGTCGTGTTCCTGGTCGGCTACCCGTACACCAAGCGGTTTACCTGGCTGTGCCACGCCTGGCTGGGTGTGACTGACGGCGCGGCGGCGGCGGGCGGGTGGATTGCCGTGACGGGGGAGTTCGCGCTCGGCGCGTGGTTGCTGTGGGCGGTCGTCCTGTTCTGGATGATCGGGCTCGACGTGATCTACGCGACCCTCGACTACCGCTTCGACCTGGCGAACGGCATCAAGAGCATTCCCGCGCGCTTCGGCATTCCCCCGGCGCTGAGGATCGCGGCGGCGAGCCACGCCCTGACCTTCGTGCTCCTGGCCCTCGTCGGGGTGGTGACGGGCGCGAGCTTCTGGTACGGCCTCGCGGTGTTGATCATGGGCGGCATCCTGCTCTACGAACACCGCCTCGTGAACCCACAGGACCTGGGGCGCGTGAACGTGGCCTTTTTCGACGCGAACATGTGGCTCGCCCTCACGATGCTCGCGGGTGTGGTCGCCGACGTGACGTGGCGGAGCCTGACCTGA
- a CDS encoding HAD family hydrolase, whose product MSPTAPPKALIFDFDGTILDTETREFHHWQSLYREHGRELALSDWQRGIGTWDAFDPWAGLPETVLADRERVRLGLHERIVADIAEQDLRPGVRAVLKGAAGAGLRLALATSSDRAWVTRWLEQHRLLDLFEALATRDDVRRVKPDPELYALAASRLGLRPGECLAVEDSLNGATAAVAAGCRVVVVPNDVTRTQPFPPEWPRLEDGYAGGLEKLLRVAGVGPL is encoded by the coding sequence ATGTCCCCCACCGCCCCGCCCAAGGCCCTGATCTTCGACTTCGACGGCACCATCCTCGACACCGAAACGCGCGAGTTCCATCACTGGCAGAGCCTCTACCGTGAGCACGGGCGCGAACTTGCTCTCTCGGACTGGCAGCGGGGCATCGGCACCTGGGACGCCTTCGACCCCTGGGCGGGGCTGCCCGAGACGGTGCTGGCCGACCGCGAGCGCGTCCGGCTGGGCCTGCACGAGCGCATCGTGGCCGACATCGCCGAGCAGGACCTGCGGCCGGGGGTCCGGGCGGTGCTGAAGGGAGCGGCGGGCGCGGGACTTCGCCTCGCCCTCGCCACGAGCAGCGACCGGGCCTGGGTCACCCGCTGGCTGGAGCAGCACCGCCTCCTCGACCTCTTCGAGGCTCTCGCCACCCGGGACGACGTGCGGCGGGTCAAGCCCGACCCCGAACTGTACGCGCTCGCCGCCTCCCGCCTGGGGCTGCGCCCGGGGGAGTGCTTGGCCGTCGAGGACAGCCTCAACGGAGCCACTGCCGCCGTCGCCGCCGGGTGCCGGGTGGTCGTCGTGCCCAACGACGTGACCCGCACCCAGCCCTTTCCCCCCGAGTGGCCCCGGCTGGAGGACGGGTACGCTGGCGGGCTGGAGAAGTTGCTGCGGGTGGCGGGGGTCGGCCCTCTATAG
- a CDS encoding ferritin-like domain-containing protein, with protein MSNDTQGMSSRRKFLGMAGLMGAGAVLSGCTSVIATQPSKDNGLDAAIFNFALNLEYLEAAFYLAAVGRLGELDAVGGNSKMVTLPSGYAGAFNGQGIPGLSAEVRAYAEEIADDEKAHVKVIRSVLKSAAVTQPQLDLGPAFDAAGQAASKGAIKGFNPYANELFFLHGAFIFEDVGVTAYKGAARFIDDQNAGGNLENAAGILAVEAYHSGAIRTLLYQRRNEQPAGLPKVQDIVQAISDLRDSVDGNDDRDQGIVMNGKANIVPTDANGIAFSRTPRQVGNIVFLGGTTKGGFFPNGLTDDGNLGKLLAL; from the coding sequence ATGAGCAACGACACGCAGGGCATGAGCAGCCGCCGCAAGTTCCTGGGCATGGCCGGTCTGATGGGTGCGGGCGCCGTCCTGTCCGGCTGCACGAGCGTCATCGCGACGCAGCCCAGCAAGGACAACGGCCTCGACGCGGCCATCTTCAACTTCGCGCTGAACCTGGAGTACCTGGAAGCCGCCTTCTACCTCGCCGCCGTGGGCCGCTTGGGCGAGCTGGACGCGGTGGGCGGCAACAGCAAGATGGTGACCCTGCCCTCGGGCTACGCGGGCGCCTTCAACGGCCAGGGCATCCCCGGCCTGAGCGCCGAGGTGCGCGCCTACGCCGAGGAGATCGCCGACGACGAGAAGGCCCACGTCAAGGTCATCCGCTCGGTGCTGAAGAGCGCCGCCGTCACCCAGCCCCAGCTCGACCTCGGTCCGGCCTTCGACGCCGCCGGGCAGGCCGCCTCGAAGGGCGCGATCAAGGGCTTCAACCCCTACGCGAACGAGCTGTTCTTCCTGCACGGCGCGTTCATTTTTGAGGACGTGGGCGTCACTGCGTACAAGGGCGCGGCGCGCTTCATCGACGACCAGAACGCGGGCGGCAACCTGGAGAACGCGGCGGGCATCCTGGCCGTCGAGGCGTACCACTCCGGCGCCATCCGCACCCTGCTCTACCAGCGCCGCAACGAGCAGCCCGCCGGGCTCCCCAAGGTCCAGGACATCGTGCAGGCCATCAGCGACCTGCGCGACTCGGTGGACGGCAACGACGACCGCGACCAAGGCATCGTGATGAACGGCAAGGCGAACATCGTTCCTACCGACGCCAACGGCATCGCGTTCAGCCGCACCCCCCGCCAGGTGGGCAACATCGTCTTCCTGGGCGGCACCACCAAGGGTGGCTTCTTCCCCAACGGCCTGACCGACGACGGCAACCTGGGCAAACTGCTCGCCCTCTAA
- a CDS encoding ion transporter — MSSPPDSQRLHRERLELLRHLDRLTDAPMTVLGFVWLALLVVDLTRGLGLGLQLLSDVIWGLFVLDFLLSFTVAPDKRAYLRSNWLTLLSLLLPALRVLRAVRALRAVRLLRATRSLNLVRLLTSLNRSFRAAGRAVRRRGVGYVALLTLLVGLAGAAGMLAFEDVPAARESGLTDYLSWLWWTAMILVTMGSDYFPKTAEGRFLTWLLALYGFAVFGYITASVASFFVGRDQNASGGDDEDEVTNAALGRELSALRKEIAGLRAELERRNGGGGP, encoded by the coding sequence ATGTCCAGCCCGCCGGATTCCCAGCGTCTGCACCGCGAGCGCCTCGAACTGCTGCGCCACCTCGACCGCCTGACCGACGCGCCCATGACCGTCCTCGGCTTCGTGTGGCTCGCCCTGCTCGTCGTGGACCTCACGCGTGGCCTGGGGCTGGGGCTTCAGCTTCTCAGCGACGTCATCTGGGGGCTGTTCGTGCTCGACTTCCTGCTGTCCTTCACGGTGGCGCCCGACAAGCGGGCCTACCTGCGCTCGAACTGGTTGACCCTCCTCTCCCTCCTCCTGCCCGCCCTGCGGGTGCTGCGCGCGGTGCGGGCGCTGCGGGCCGTGCGGCTGCTGCGGGCCACCCGTTCCCTGAACCTCGTGCGGCTCCTCACGTCCCTCAACCGGAGCTTTCGCGCCGCCGGGCGGGCCGTGCGTCGGCGCGGGGTGGGGTACGTGGCGCTCCTGACCCTCCTCGTCGGGCTGGCGGGGGCGGCGGGGATGCTCGCCTTCGAGGACGTGCCCGCCGCGCGGGAAAGCGGCCTCACCGATTACCTGTCCTGGCTGTGGTGGACCGCGATGATCCTCGTCACGATGGGCTCGGACTACTTCCCGAAGACGGCGGAGGGCCGCTTCCTCACCTGGCTCCTCGCCCTGTACGGCTTCGCGGTGTTCGGCTACATCACCGCGTCCGTCGCCAGCTTCTTTGTGGGCCGCGACCAGAACGCGTCGGGCGGCGACGACGAGGACGAGGTGACGAATGCCGCGCTTGGACGCGAACTCTCGGCCCTGCGGAAGGAGATCGCGGGGCTGCGGGCGGAGCTGGAACGGAGGAACGGGGGCGGCGGACCCTGA
- a CDS encoding menaquinone biosynthesis decarboxylase has product MAFPDIQSFMRLLEERGELVRVSVPVSRELEITEIADRLVKSGGPAVLFEHVRGSPFPLVIGLMGTRERTALALGVKDLDDLAAKVRHLVDLKGGGGVGGLLSNVGKLRDAMHLPPRRVRAGPAQEVVWRGDEVDLGKLPILKCWPLDGGPFVTLPLVITRDPETGERNMGMYRMQIMGKNVTGMHWQRHKTGTRHLEKAKRLGQHLEVAVAIGGDPALIYAATAPLPPIPGLDEFALAGYLRGERYPVTKGVTVDLDVPANAEFVLEGYVDPAEDWAVEGPFGDHTGFYTLPDLYPRFHVTAVTMRRNPVYPATIVGRPPMEDAYLIEASERLFLPAAQLILPEVVDYHMPPAGVAHNLVLVSIKKTYPGQAYKVANGLFGLGQMMFAKVIVVVDEGVPVNDFGAVWREVTARAEPGRDTLVTRGPIDVLDHSSRGWGYGGKLIIDATRKLPEEVGSAASSREGQGQEREEKTFAPHPAGHLPPFEGVLAQRQTPDGYWYVALRKTRPGQAQALAEAFAADPAARGVRHLLIGDEQTDVQNVQDVWWTILNNIDPERDVRRVGHLLAWDGARKLPEEGFVREWPPKIEMTPEVVRRVDALWHIYGLPGNPR; this is encoded by the coding sequence ATGGCCTTTCCTGACATCCAGAGCTTCATGCGCCTGCTGGAGGAGCGGGGCGAACTCGTGCGCGTCTCCGTCCCGGTGAGCCGCGAGCTGGAGATCACCGAGATCGCCGACCGCCTGGTGAAGTCGGGCGGCCCGGCGGTGCTGTTCGAGCACGTCAGGGGCAGCCCCTTCCCCCTCGTTATCGGCCTGATGGGCACCCGCGAGCGCACGGCGCTGGCTCTGGGGGTGAAGGACCTCGACGACCTCGCCGCCAAGGTTCGGCACCTCGTCGACCTCAAGGGAGGCGGCGGTGTGGGCGGCCTGCTGAGCAACGTGGGCAAGCTCCGCGACGCCATGCACCTCCCGCCCCGCCGCGTCCGCGCTGGCCCCGCCCAGGAGGTCGTGTGGCGAGGAGACGAGGTGGACCTGGGCAAACTCCCCATCCTCAAGTGCTGGCCCCTCGACGGCGGCCCCTTCGTGACCCTGCCCCTGGTGATCACCCGCGACCCCGAGACGGGCGAGCGCAACATGGGGATGTACCGGATGCAGATTATGGGCAAAAACGTCACCGGGATGCACTGGCAGCGCCACAAGACGGGCACACGGCATCTGGAAAAGGCGAAGAGGCTGGGCCAGCATCTGGAAGTCGCCGTCGCCATCGGCGGTGACCCCGCCCTGATTTACGCGGCCACCGCTCCCCTCCCGCCCATCCCCGGCCTCGACGAGTTTGCCCTCGCAGGCTACCTGCGCGGTGAGCGGTATCCGGTCACGAAGGGCGTCACGGTCGACCTCGACGTGCCCGCCAACGCCGAGTTCGTCCTCGAAGGCTACGTGGACCCGGCGGAGGACTGGGCCGTGGAGGGCCCCTTCGGCGACCACACCGGCTTCTACACCCTCCCCGACCTCTACCCGCGCTTCCACGTCACGGCGGTCACGATGCGGAGGAACCCCGTTTACCCGGCGACCATCGTGGGCCGCCCGCCGATGGAGGATGCCTACCTGATCGAGGCCTCCGAGCGCCTCTTCCTCCCCGCCGCGCAACTGATCCTGCCGGAAGTCGTGGATTACCACATGCCGCCCGCCGGAGTGGCCCATAACCTCGTCTTGGTGAGCATCAAGAAGACGTACCCCGGCCAGGCGTACAAGGTCGCCAACGGCCTCTTCGGCCTCGGCCAGATGATGTTCGCCAAGGTGATTGTGGTGGTGGACGAGGGCGTGCCGGTGAATGACTTCGGGGCCGTGTGGCGCGAGGTGACCGCGCGGGCCGAACCCGGACGTGACACCCTCGTCACGCGCGGTCCCATCGACGTACTCGACCACTCCAGCCGGGGCTGGGGGTACGGCGGCAAGCTCATCATCGACGCGACCCGCAAGCTCCCCGAGGAGGTGGGCAGCGCCGCCAGCAGCCGCGAGGGGCAGGGCCAGGAACGAGAGGAAAAAACCTTCGCGCCCCACCCGGCGGGTCACCTCCCTCCCTTCGAGGGTGTCCTTGCCCAGCGCCAGACCCCAGACGGTTACTGGTATGTCGCTCTCCGCAAGACCCGCCCCGGTCAGGCCCAGGCGCTTGCCGAAGCCTTTGCCGCGGACCCTGCCGCTCGTGGCGTCCGCCATCTCCTCATCGGCGATGAGCAGACCGATGTACAGAACGTCCAAGACGTTTGGTGGACCATCCTCAACAACATTGACCCCGAACGCGACGTGCGTCGGGTGGGCCACCTCCTTGCCTGGGACGGCGCCCGCAAGCTGCCCGAGGAAGGCTTCGTGCGCGAGTGGCCCCCCAAGATCGAGATGACGCCCGAGGTGGTCCGCCGTGTGGACGCCCTCTGGCACATATACGGCCTGCCGGGAAACCCCCGCTAG
- a CDS encoding adenylate/guanylate cyclase domain-containing protein, whose translation MTDLLFPLPARRPDHERACLVMVDLVGSTRLAHLLPLEDYAALMAEFVQVLVLSFEARGGRVLQHQGDAVLGLWPPGGVGSGVAAGHESHERAAKLGLAAALRVDLQVRAGVALGAVITGQVGGQLSAYGLPVNYARRLCDAALPGETLVCGETAAQMGFPGALAARTLPPLAGFGPDCRAYTVREVGAGAMKTG comes from the coding sequence ATGACCGACCTGCTCTTTCCCCTCCCAGCCCGGCGCCCCGACCACGAGCGGGCCTGCCTCGTGATGGTCGACCTCGTCGGGAGCACACGGCTGGCGCACCTGCTGCCGCTGGAGGACTACGCCGCGCTGATGGCGGAGTTCGTGCAGGTGCTCGTGCTGAGCTTCGAGGCGCGCGGCGGGCGGGTGTTGCAGCATCAGGGGGACGCGGTGCTGGGGCTGTGGCCGCCGGGCGGGGTGGGGTCGGGCGTCGCCGCCGGGCACGAGTCGCACGAGCGGGCCGCGAAGCTGGGGCTCGCCGCCGCCCTGAGGGTCGACCTGCAGGTGCGTGCGGGCGTCGCCCTGGGGGCCGTGATCACCGGCCAGGTGGGGGGACAGCTCAGCGCCTATGGCCTGCCCGTCAACTACGCCCGGCGCCTGTGTGACGCCGCCCTGCCCGGCGAGACGCTGGTGTGCGGCGAGACGGCGGCCCAGATGGGGTTTCCCGGCGCCCTGGCGGCGCGGACGCTGCCCCCGCTGGCGGGGTTCGGGCCCGACTGCCGCGCCTACACCGTCCGTGAGGTTGGTGCGGGCGCTATGAAAACCGGTTAA
- a CDS encoding SDR family oxidoreductase → MANLGSSTIMLTGAGGALATAIAQELEDAGAQLVLVGRGESLAKATDRFPATEVLDLDLTDPASVDALRKVKVDALVHTVGAFTTQEAARATEEDYRAMFDTNMRTLFHAVQGVLPHMLRQKDGLIMGVSAGQAARLSGPKAALYTASKAAVSAYVLSLHDELKARGVRGCVLYPMGAVDTPKNREAGMEWDRLIDPRGLAKSVAHALTRPDRAHVTELKVYPDV, encoded by the coding sequence ATGGCGAACCTCGGCTCCTCTACGATCATGCTGACGGGCGCGGGCGGTGCATTGGCGACCGCCATCGCCCAGGAACTGGAGGACGCGGGCGCGCAGCTCGTCCTCGTCGGGCGCGGCGAGAGCCTCGCCAAGGCCACCGACCGCTTTCCCGCCACCGAGGTGCTCGACCTCGACCTCACCGACCCAGCAAGCGTGGACGCCCTGCGAAAGGTGAAGGTGGACGCGCTCGTGCATACGGTCGGCGCCTTCACCACGCAGGAGGCGGCCAGGGCCACGGAGGAGGACTACCGGGCGATGTTCGACACGAACATGCGGACCCTCTTTCACGCCGTGCAGGGCGTGCTGCCCCACATGTTGCGGCAGAAAGACGGCCTGATCATGGGCGTGAGCGCCGGGCAGGCCGCCCGCCTGAGCGGTCCCAAGGCCGCGCTCTACACCGCGAGCAAGGCCGCCGTCTCCGCCTACGTCCTGAGCCTCCACGACGAACTCAAGGCCAGGGGGGTCCGGGGCTGCGTCCTGTACCCGATGGGCGCCGTCGACACCCCGAAAAACCGTGAGGCGGGGATGGAATGGGACCGCCTCATCGACCCGCGCGGCCTCGCCAAGAGCGTCGCCCACGCGCTCACCCGGCCCGACCGGGCGCATGTGACGGAGTTGAAGGTGTACCCGGACGTGTAG
- a CDS encoding M24 family metallopeptidase, with the protein MTSSPTERMRQALQGTSLDGWLMYDFQGLNPHARRVLDLPAGAHLTRRFFVWVPREGRAVLLHNHIEGGTWAALSAGWGVERRAFGSHAELDARLAEVVAGKTVAMEYSPHGAVPYVSRVDGGTVERVRAAGARVESSADLLQSFLVWSPEDFVAHGRAAALLMRAKDDAFRLIHERLRSGEPVTELEVQAVIERAIAEEGLESGHPVNVSFGANAADPHYEPGGERNAVLRPGECVLIDLWAQEPGRPFADVTWVGFAGEPGAEYREAWAAVAKARDTALALLHERHGSLQGWEVDRAARDAMGGTWAPSFLHRTGHDLGVQIHGSGANLDDYETRDTRRLTPGLAVTVEPGTYPRERGFGIRSEVNVYLAPHGPQVTTDLQRQPFVLGAGEWVDVRAAAYGETASGR; encoded by the coding sequence ATGACCTCCTCCCCCACCGAACGGATGCGTCAGGCCTTGCAGGGCACTTCTCTCGACGGCTGGCTGATGTACGACTTCCAGGGCCTCAATCCGCACGCCCGGCGGGTGCTGGACCTCCCGGCGGGCGCCCACCTCACCCGGCGCTTCTTCGTCTGGGTGCCGCGCGAGGGGCGGGCCGTGCTCCTGCACAACCACATCGAGGGCGGGACGTGGGCGGCCCTCTCGGCGGGCTGGGGCGTGGAGCGCCGCGCCTTCGGGTCGCACGCGGAACTCGACGCGCGGCTGGCGGAGGTGGTGGCTGGAAAGACGGTGGCGATGGAGTACAGCCCGCACGGTGCCGTGCCGTACGTGAGCCGGGTGGACGGCGGGACGGTCGAGCGGGTGCGGGCGGCGGGCGCGCGGGTGGAGAGCAGCGCGGACCTCCTCCAATCCTTTCTGGTGTGGTCCCCCGAGGACTTCGTGGCCCACGGGCGGGCGGCGGCCCTGCTCATGCGTGCCAAGGACGACGCCTTTCGCCTGATCCACGAGCGGCTGCGCTCGGGCGAGCCCGTCACGGAGTTGGAGGTGCAGGCGGTCATCGAGCGGGCCATCGCGGAGGAGGGGCTGGAGAGTGGGCACCCGGTCAACGTCAGCTTCGGCGCGAACGCCGCCGACCCCCACTACGAGCCGGGGGGGGAGCGCAACGCTGTCCTGCGCCCCGGCGAGTGCGTGCTGATCGACCTGTGGGCGCAGGAACCGGGCCGACCTTTTGCCGACGTGACCTGGGTGGGCTTTGCTGGCGAGCCGGGCGCCGAGTACCGGGAGGCGTGGGCGGCGGTGGCGAAGGCGCGGGACACGGCCCTGGCCCTCCTCCACGAGCGCCACGGCAGCCTCCAGGGCTGGGAGGTGGACCGCGCGGCCCGGGACGCGATGGGGGGAACCTGGGCACCCTCCTTCCTCCACCGCACCGGCCACGACCTCGGCGTGCAGATTCACGGTTCGGGGGCGAACCTCGACGACTACGAGACGCGCGACACCCGCCGCCTGACCCCCGGGCTCGCGGTGACAGTGGAGCCGGGCACCTATCCCCGGGAGCGCGGCTTCGGCATCCGCTCCGAGGTAAACGTGTACCTCGCGCCGCACGGGCCGCAGGTCACCACGGACCTCCAGCGTCAGCCCTTCGTGCTGGGGGCGGGGGAGTGGGTGGACGTTCGGGCGGCGGCCTACGGGGAGACGGCTTCCGGGCGGTAA
- a CDS encoding DUF4153 domain-containing protein, producing MTSPKGPGAALPSSPVSEASLSPALPRPRRAALPLVVAAGLALTAHELTAGDALRPGVNVTLWVVLLVGVLLRALRRQGQAPTREAGTLLGLGLAFAVTFTVGRVPSTFALLNGVALLLCLTLGAAYLRHPGARVAGAWALVGAAFTGGLRLVYGAFALLERFPWARVRPARGSGAGRWGVGLLLTVPVLLVFGGLLAGADAGFGTLMRRLFDWDLGGVGEPVLRLACWSALAGGLVYPALMALRPTVFPAGEPPGLPRLGLVEVGLPLASLGALFVVFFGTQLPYFLSGTALPGGLTFSDYVRRGFGELMTVAFLTLSLLLAAHAVTREEVRAGAAYRLLNLAVLAPLAPLLLSAANRWRLYTLAYGLSEIRVLGAAFLAWVVLALGWFALALWRGRLRHFAYPALLLGLGTLLVTTALNPGALIARVNVHRAVAGVTNDLRRTPQGADVWNLLNLGADALPVIVANLDTLTRECGPTEDCLNDRSTVVRRLQEEYGEPRDLRAWNASDARARRLVRGLR from the coding sequence ATGACCTCACCGAAAGGACCTGGCGCCGCCCTCCCCTCCTCGCCCGTGTCGGAAGCCTCCCTCTCCCCCGCCCTTCCCCGGCCCCGGCGGGCCGCCCTGCCCCTGGTGGTAGCCGCCGGGCTGGCGCTCACCGCGCACGAGCTGACGGCGGGGGACGCCCTGCGTCCTGGGGTGAACGTGACCCTCTGGGTGGTCCTCCTCGTGGGCGTGCTCCTGCGGGCGCTCCGCCGACAGGGACAGGCGCCGACGCGTGAGGCGGGGACGCTCCTGGGGCTGGGTCTGGCCTTCGCCGTGACGTTCACCGTTGGGAGGGTGCCGAGCACCTTCGCCCTGCTGAACGGCGTGGCCCTGCTGCTGTGCCTGACGCTCGGGGCGGCGTATCTGCGGCACCCCGGGGCGAGGGTGGCGGGAGCGTGGGCGCTCGTCGGCGCGGCCTTCACGGGAGGCTTGCGCCTCGTGTACGGGGCCTTCGCGCTGCTCGAACGTTTTCCCTGGGCACGGGTGCGCCCGGCCAGGGGAAGCGGCGCCGGGCGCTGGGGCGTCGGGCTGCTCCTGACCGTGCCCGTGCTGCTGGTGTTCGGCGGGCTGCTCGCCGGGGCAGACGCGGGGTTCGGGACACTGATGCGGAGGCTGTTCGACTGGGACCTGGGCGGCGTGGGTGAGCCCGTGCTGCGCCTGGCCTGCTGGTCGGCCCTCGCGGGTGGCCTGGTCTACCCAGCCCTGATGGCCCTGCGGCCCACGGTGTTCCCGGCGGGGGAGCCGCCTGGCCTTCCGCGTCTCGGGCTGGTCGAGGTCGGTCTTCCCCTGGCCTCGCTCGGTGCCCTGTTCGTCGTGTTCTTCGGAACCCAGCTCCCCTATTTCCTGAGCGGCACCGCGCTTCCCGGCGGCCTGACCTTTTCGGACTACGTGCGGCGGGGGTTCGGGGAACTCATGACGGTCGCCTTCCTGACCCTGAGCCTGCTGCTTGCCGCACACGCCGTCACCCGGGAGGAGGTGCGGGCGGGGGCCGCCTACCGCCTCCTCAACCTCGCCGTCCTCGCGCCCCTCGCCCCCCTGCTGCTCAGCGCCGCGAACCGCTGGCGGTTGTACACCCTCGCCTACGGCCTGAGCGAGATTCGGGTGCTCGGCGCGGCGTTCCTGGCGTGGGTGGTCCTCGCCCTGGGGTGGTTCGCCCTCGCGCTGTGGCGAGGGAGGCTGCGGCACTTCGCGTACCCGGCGCTGCTCCTGGGGCTCGGCACGCTGCTCGTGACCACCGCCCTGAACCCGGGGGCGCTGATCGCCCGGGTGAACGTCCACCGCGCCGTCGCGGGCGTGACGAACGACCTACGCCGCACGCCGCAGGGGGCCGATGTCTGGAACCTGCTCAACCTGGGCGCGGACGCCTTGCCCGTCATCGTGGCGAACCTGGACACCCTGACCCGGGAGTGCGGGCCGACCGAGGATTGCCTGAACGACCGCTCCACCGTCGTCCGCCGCTTGCAGGAGGAGTACGGCGAGCCCCGCGACCTCCGCGCGTGGAACGCGAGCGACGCGCGGGCCCGGCGGCTGGTGCGGGGGTTGAGGTAA